The Molothrus ater isolate BHLD 08-10-18 breed brown headed cowbird chromosome 6, BPBGC_Mater_1.1, whole genome shotgun sequence genome segment ATTTCTGTTCCATGTCACAGATGCACAATCTTGACTTGTTAATATCAGAAAGCTGGTGGTTTCTGGAGCTGCTTTAACTATGTTCCCTTCTTAATGCATCTTGGAAATTTATAAAATCAAAGTTACTTAAAGCCTCATGTTCCCAAgtctttcagaaaatgtcaaTGTCTTTGCTTTCCTAGAAAAGGTCaatcaagaaatattttatacacCCAAATTAACTCTGACACTGCCCTGCTGCAACTGGCTGAGCTCTTGGAATTCACCACCTCCATGCTCCCAGTGTgcctccctgccatggaggaggtgctgcagccctcGAGGATGTGTGAGGTCACAGGGTGGGGTGCACCTGAATCATGTATGCAGTCTTTGCTGCTCGGGCATGTTGTGGCTGTGTTTTAAATACCACATCCTGTGGTAGAACAGTCCTTCTGTCTATATGTTAGTTTTTGGAGAACAGATGTGTTAAAAAGTTTTCACTTGTGTAAACTCAGCTGGACATAAAGGGACATGGGTGGGAGGAGAGAAATCAGGTAATTTAGATTGAGACCATTTGAAAAGGAGAGAAGTAAAGCTTCCTTCTGGAACCACTAATTCATGCCTCTACTGCATGATGTGTTTTAATTCAAgacagagaaaaggggaaagtgtggagagctttttggataattggctagctgagaagGGCCACTTTGATGTGATACCGTTAGATAAagataggggaaacaagctggggattaagtaatcagtgtccaatcactgacaaggGTCATGGTGACCTTCGCTGCAAcaggaagatgggggagaaaatcttttgccagaaaatgaagatagcctaAGTAGAATAGCTAGAAGAATataaacatagaaacaaaataatcattagagcatagaagtaggtgtggttgatctaagtgtgctttaaccaataatgagctcagcttttgcaatatgtataagcttcattaacaccaatataaatatgtgtgagttatcaataaactttgagatttgctgttcacgcatattgtgtgctgcaattcttccgccgttcacgacaggaaagaactgcagcagctggaagtcCCCGTCCTGGCACCTGACATATGTCAGAGCTATTACATAAACCTTCCCAGGAAAGTGACCCTGGGGATGATCTGTGCAGGATTCCCTCTGGAGGAAGGCAAGGACTAAGTTGCCTTTGGGCCAGGTGGGTGGAAGTGTAAAATCTCCCAAAGCTGTTTTCTTGCAAACAGGCTGTGGTGATTCACAGTGAAAGATTCCTTAGCAGTCAGATCTTAATTACCCATATTGCAAAAAGAGTTACTTCCATTGAACAAAGGTTGTGcctctctttgtttttttaaaaattaaaaaccccaagcaCGTGAGCAGATGGGACCTCTCCTTGCTGaactgagattttaaaaacagcaggAGTGATGTTGGCTGGGGACAAGGTTCCTTTGTCCTTGTGGAGGgttgtgaaaaatgtgtattttatgattggcttttcgcaacTATTACAATGAATATTATgtgtgttatgttagaaagttatgctgtattgaTTTTCTTAAGTAGCatgttaaatacagttttaggttataacataatgttaaaataaaaactatgcTGTGTAAGATACTTTTATTAAAGAAAGAACTTGtagtgagatagcagccacgGGACACCTAAATCTtccagagaaagagaatttattgctcccttatcagaagaaacaaacttctcctgccttgctcaggcaTGATGACGCCGACGccgtcaggattcagaggaagaagctgacactgaccagccagaatcctgtgtttgaatggaatttatgtaTCATGTATGAGATGCAcgaatatgcaacaggctgttgcttttaagggttaatcctctgttatgtgtgtcctttttcaggcttgtgctacccagaaaaaggtacccagatTGTCCCTacctctttgtttttattgtctcgtattgtcctaatccaaattgtccaagttattattactctaattatattgctatttttgtaaccattttattattattattaaacttttaaaattttaaaaacaagtgattggtgtttttcacagggTGATTCTGGAGGCCCATTAGTTTGTCCTTCAGGAGACAACTCGAGGTTTTACACTCTCCATGGAATCACTAGCTGGGGCTTGGGATGTAGAAGGAAGAACTACCCAGGAGAATACACAATgttagggttttgttttgacTGGATCAAGAAGAATATTTATAGTAGCAGTATGTatggaaaaaacccccacaaaacaaCCATTAAATTAATCCTTTTGCTATTGTTAGATGATTAATTTGAGGTCTTTTTCAGggtgttatttttatatttgggTGTCCAGTACTCCCTGAGATCTTGGCTGTTTAAAATATCCCTAGCTGAATGcccaaaaaagaaacaaacttaAATCAGCAGTAActtctgaaaatgttatttcttcCAGCTGTATTATTGTTATTCCACTCCCTCCTGCATTTCATGTGTGGAAGAatgttttccctgctgtgaCTTTGCAGCCTCATTTCTCAGGGTTGGGAGGAAGTAGAGGACACGTGGTGGCAGCTGAGTCTGCTTTGACAAGTTTACAACCTGTCTTCATTGATGATCTTTGCAGAGTTTACCccattttattcttcttctttttttcagagctCCCCATTTTCATTGTGTGAAATGAATGGATCCCATCGTAAAACATTCCCAAGGCACAAATGtcattgaaaacaaaatttggTGGGAACATGCAGGCTTCTTGGACTGATGAACAGATTCCAGAGTAGCTGATACTTACCCGGGGGAATTTACTGCTCATTCACCTGAACTGAGACTCTGGCTTTTCACATGTGTTGGAGCAGTCATAAGTTACCTGCAGTCTTGACACTGTTAATccattttagaaggaaaaagagggaaaataagaCACATGAGCCAAGCATGTCCTTGAATGTAGTGCTGCAGACTGTAAAAATACTGCAGGATATTTTTAAGACAGTTTCTGGTTTTACAAATTGTTTGGTgtttaaacaaaaatgtttgaaaagacaggtgttaCAGGCCAAGGGAGCATGCAAGAACTGATAGCTCTCCTAATTAATCAATCCATTAACTTGTAACTAGCAGTTTAATTAATGTCCAAAAGGCTGCTTATGCAGAAATCTGTGGTGACAGGCTCCAATTAGCTTTGCAGAgccctctgctctcagctgtaGTGTTTAAAACTAGATTAGTAGGATAGTACAACAGGTAGCAAAAGAATAATCCTCCTTTGACTCAATGGTCCAGATAATAACTAGAAGGTAAGATATCTCACTTAGTTTTTGTTGATATTAATGGCAAAAATATCTACAGAGTTTTTCCCATACAAGAATTTTGATGCCAGTAACCCTCCTTTTGTTATAATATTTGTTTTGAACTTTGGttctttagttttttttaaactttcaattttattttgcagctgGGGAAACAATAATCTCACTGATTTTATTATCCAATGAATAAGGTAAACATATTTCACCACTTTCTTCTCTTCACCGTAAAGTTTGAGGCAAAAGCCCACAAAATATTGAGCATGAGGTCTTTTGTGAAGCTATGAAAATACTTAGCAGTGGAAGAATTATGGGCAAATTGAGATTCAGTGATTCAGATTAACAGCTGTGTTACATTATTGATAGAGTTTATGTGCTTTATCTTTGCCAAGCTCTCTGAACAGAGATCTTTAGAGAGAAATGGAGGGAAAATATGCTTTGTAAATTTTTATCATAGAAGCCTGTTAATGTTTGGTTATGGTGGAAGTTGCCATTAGCTGACTGTATCAGTTTATGCTGGGAGCAGATGTGGATTATCTCTTGGCTGCTGTTCTCTTTTGCTTAACAGGAACACAGTGACTTTTATCTGTTTATTAATTTAAGACAAGGATTTCAAGTGGATGCGTTCAGAATACCAAAAATTGTGTGGGAAGAACTACAGGTGATGTCAGCTGTGATGATATTGAATGCAGTGATAAATTGGTATCTCTTATGAAAATTCCTATCTTAAATTCTATCTTAAAATGTCTGCTTTTGATTTGATTGTTATGGCACTAACTTTTTGCTTGGCTGCTTGTTGTTGGCCTGTTGTGTTTCTCTTAGCATGATTTTACAAGGAGCctagttttgcttttgtttgtggCAACTTTTTGGTCTCTTTAAGGTGCCAGTACCTTTTAGCAACAATGTAAACTGTTTTCTGATGCAAATGAaatcttgattaaaaaaaaacctcaaacacaactaaaaaaatagtaaaaaattactttcaacGGGGTTCATGTAATGGGATTCTATTTTAGTTTTTAGGTGAGGCTCTGTGACTGCAGGTGGTTCTGGTTAGCTCTGGAATGCTGTCCTGATGGtgtcctgctctctgtgtttctctgccTGCGGAGGTAACACATTCCGTGCCTTTCCTGAGCCTCCTCCCACTGTGGGTCTGCCCAAAAGAACACAACAACCCTATTCTCATTGcatcttccttttttaattttaccctCACTTTATTTCCCTTGCACTTTTCCAGAGGCGGCACGAGGGCATGTTTAGTTCTCATTTAGGAATCCATTAATTGCCATGCGTTGGGTGCACAGAAACACTGCTATTTCTTCATCTGAACTGACCAGCTTGACTTTGTTGCCCtctgtgaaaaacgccaatcacttgtttttaaaattttaaaagtttaatagtaataaaatgcttataaaaagtagtaatacaattagagtaataacaatttggacaaattgaattaggacaatatgagacaataaatacaaagagttacggacgtccgggtaccttttttATGGGCAGCACGAGtccgaaaaaggacccacgttaacaaaggattaacccttaaaaacaataaccagttgcatattcatacacttcatacatgatgcataaattccattcaaatacaggattctgtgtggtcatcgtcaacttcttcctccgaatcctaacagcgccttcgaggcaggaagaagttcgtttcttctgataagagggcaataaattctctttctctgaaagatttaggtgtcctgtgtCTGCTATCTtgctgcgagtcctttctttaaaaaaagtatcctacatagcatcgtttctattttaacattttttacagCCTAAAACTATATctaacacagtacttaagagaattaatacagcattactttctaacacaacacatataatattcattttaatatttgcataaaatacatgcatttttcacaccctccttttctatttcttgGTAGAAAGAATTGTGAAGcgttggaaggggctgcccgCGGGGTCACTGTTCCcggaggtgtttaaggaaaggctggacacgGCACTCAGTGCCACGGGCTGGTTGACACGGTGGTGTCCGGTCACACTTTGGCCTCGGTGATGCCAGAGCTCTTTCCCAACCTCATCGATTCTGTTGACACCAAGAACTCGGCCCCCGGGACAGCCTGACCCGCCCCGGCTGAGGGCGGAGCGAGGCTCCCCTCACTGTCCTGGCCCAGCCCCGCCCGGCCCCAGGCGGGACCGGGAGGAGCAACGGGGAGGCGGGAGCCGAGGAGGAGCCGAGGAGGAGCCGGGAGGAGGAACCCGAGGAAGGATCAGGAGGCGGAACCGGGAGGAGGAAGCGCGAGGCGGGATCTGCGCGGCCGGGGCTTAGCGGGCCCCGGGAGCTGCGGGCAAGGCCGCCATGGAGGCGTTTGCggtgagggctggggctggggagggccgTGCCCCTCACGGCCGCCGTGCCCCTCACGGCCGCCGTGCCCCTCACGGCCGCCGTGCCCCTCACGGCCGCCGTGCCCCTCACGGCCGCCGTGGCCTCACCGCCTGCCCTTCTTCTCCTGCCAGGGAGCGCCTGTGGCCATCGCCGTGGCCGTGGTGGCGGCGtcggcgctgctgctgctgcttctccgAGGGACGGCGCGGAGGCCGAGCCGCCCCGTCACCCTGCAGGACCCGCTGGCCAAGTACCCGCTGCGGTTGCTGGACAAGGAGGTACCCGGGActctggggacatggggcatCGAGGGTCCGAGGGCAGTAGGTGCGCTGGCCTGGGAGGCTCTTGGCCCTGGGCTACCCCAGGGATCGaatccccagagcagggcagggagctctccTAGGATGGCTGTGCCCCCCGCAGCCACACTGTGATCCCCCCAGGGTAGAGCAGGGTGTGTAAAAGAGTTTATGGCATGCTGCGAACTGCTGTTTCCCGATGCTTTGCATGTTCGTATGCTGGCTGTGTTCCTCCCTCGGTTCTTGTCCTGGGTGCACCATGAGAAGCAAGCCCGGAGCTGCTGCACGGCAGTGTTGCCTGATCTTTGTCTGCCAGCATGCAATGTGCTCACTAGCCTTGGGCACAGAGTTTCCTGGTTTTATCTGCGTAAAGATGCTGTAGGGATTGTGCAGGCCGGCAAAAGTCACTCCTTGTGAAGGTAAAGAGGAGAAGACGGCTTCTGAGACTCCTGGTTATTTCaactttgtttttcaaacaaAGCAGTTTTCTGTGTCCTTTCCCAGTATTAGGCTTGCATGCTAACAAAGAGCAGGCTTGCTGAAGCATATTGTGTTGAGTAGAGTTTGAAATTCAAAGTAGTGGTGATGCTGACCTCATTCTAACCTTGGTTTTTTAGGAAATCAGTCACGATACCAAGAAATTCAGATTTGGGCTACCCTCAACGAATCACATATTAGGATTACCTGTAGGCAAGTACTGTAAACAATTACTTGTATTTCTGGTTTCTCACAGTTCTTGGACTTCTGACTGTGAATTTAAGGCTCAGCAAAGCAAGGAGTTGAAAGCTGCATCTGAATGCTGCTGTCTCAGAGAGAAATGTCAGGTTTCCCAGAGGGGTTGTATTTTGGATCTTTTGTGGGTGCTTTGTCCAGTTGTGTGGTGTAGCTTAGAAATGGAGCAGAGACTGAACTGAGCCTGATGGAATTTGTCACCAGTCAGGATATAAGCAAGAGTGGTATATGTATGTCAAAgctttttcatgtttcttatTTGCATTTTACTTCCATCTGGTCCCCTCAGATGGAAGTAAATTGGCAGTCTATTGGCAATTGCCCTCATGGTTTTGGCAAATACAAATACTTGTAAAGGAGGAAGGGGGCaactctgctgcctgggaacATGCTGAAATATTCAGAGCCTTTCCTGTGCATGCACTTCCCTTTGAATTACACACATTTCCATGCAACTTTATCTGGAATTCTGTAGCACGAATTTCAGCCTAGGATTGGCCTTCTTTGCTGTGCCCTGGAACACTGATAGCACTGAACCTTGGACCTTGAGTCAGTGAAAATCTCTGCAGGGGAAAGTCTCTCTCTGATCTGCAGATGTGGCTCTGTTTGTTCTGCACTGTTTGGCAgttccctgagctgtgtggcAGGTGTCAGGGTCATCCCATTCCATGCTCTGAGCATGTCCTTGCATGCTGCCTGTTTTTCTCCAAACTCTCTTCTGGCTTGTATGGAAAAGAGTAATGGAATTAACTAGACAAATGGTAAACCAGCTGAGATGTGCTCTGCAGTGCATGTGTTTATCCAGGTTCATTCTTAAAAATTTAGGAATAAGATCCTGAAACTGTATTACTGCCTGGGAGatgcctgctctgtgctgaaaaaagagaagaaactgaATGTTTCATGCAGCATTTATATGGCAAAGATTTTCTCTGTCATTGCATGTGTTACTCATGCAGGTTACACACAAGCAGGTTACAATACCTGCCTTTCTCTCTTGTCCTCCATGGGTGAAAAAGATAATCAGATTGTAATTCTTTCTCCTCAGGCCAGCATGTTTACCTTTCTGCAAAAATTGATGGGAATCTGGTGGTTCGAGCCTATACCCCCATTTCCAGTGACGAGGCAAAAGGTTATGTTGATTTAATTATAAAGGTAAATTTTGGTTTCCTTTATTAGAGGTAAGTTGCTAACTGGAAGGAGGGCAAGCACTTCATTTTAGTGAAATagtttgttttgatttagtAATCAAATTTCGTTGTctttaattcaaatttttttagATTATGTTTTCATCAAATCTCATATTTTTCAAATAGGGTGACTGCATGGCAAACAACTCATTGCCCTTGAATAGTAAGTTGTGTCCTGTGTATCTGCTGTGGGGCACTGAGGGATGGCAGAGGAAAAGTAGAGGGAGGACAGAATCACTTCCCTGGCAATACTTTAGGAATTTCCCTAATATCTTTTACTTGGCAGCGCATGGATACTGATCTCTCTCCCTCTAgatgcctgtgctgctgctacTGCTTAATGCAAACAGCTCTAAGCAGAAAACAAGTCACACAAGGGAAATCCTTTAAGCTAGGGGATGCAGGATTATCTGATCCCAGGACTTCTGGATTTCCTAATCCTTTTCTATGATAGAGTTTGTCCTTAGGCAAAAAtccaggcttttttaaaattattttttgcatgTTCTTCATGTTACAAGGGTGGTGAATTGTTATGAGCTGCTTAATGCTTCTTACATGCTTTGAAAGCTGAAAAAGCTGTTGTGTGGCTGACTAGGAAAGGTTTATAAGGAAAAGATGCAACAGTGCTGTTTTCAGAAGGAACAGCTACAAAAATGGGGTGACATAATAGGGCAGCAGTCCCTAATCTGCCTGCCACCCATCCCTGTTATCCTGGCTGtttgcagggagcagagggacatGTGCCCAATAgcacattttactttttttggcTGCTTCCTGTTGCAAGGCTCACGAGATAACTGGGAGCAAAGAATTACCTGGATTTATTTCTCAGGTGTTGAATTTCAGACCTGCAGAATTATGTTCTACAGATACTGTCTGTAGGAAAGTTAGTGGTTGATAATGTGCAAATAATTGTTCTTACAGGTCTACCACAAAAATGTGAACCCCAAGTTTCCAGAAGGTGGGAAGATGTCCCAGTATCTAAATAACATGAAGTTTGGAGACACCATTGATTTCAGAGGGCCAAATGGACTCCTGGTCTATAAGGGGACAGGTACTGTGACGCAAAGGTGGGGGAGCAAAAGGGAGGTATTGGTTATTTTCAGAGGTGTTTTATAAAACTTGACAGCTgtagagaatatttttttaagtggaaaagaggaaaaatcacCTTTCCTAGACTTGACCATGAGCCTGTCAGAGTTGGTATGATGGGAAAGAGTACTTTGTGTATGGAATAACTGATGAGTGTCTCACTCCTGGGActataaatctgaaaaaaattgctattGCCTTATATGACTGAGAAGTCTGCACTGGAAATAAAATACCTTAGCTATATATTTGGAGGGAGATGCTCCAGATGCTTCTTAAGCAAGTGAGGTTGTGGCCTAAAATGTCCTCTGAGAATCTCTGTGCTGTTACTGAGACTGAGCTGACTGAGAGCTAGCTCCATTTCATAATTAAAATCAGGTCTGAGTTGACTGTGAGGAAATAAGCTCAGAGAAGTAATCCTCTTGTAGGATACAGGTGAAAGATTTTGCAGTGATCTTGACTGAGAGGAGCTGTGCACTTAAGTCTCACCTCAGAGTGCTCAGCACTTGTCTGGATGCTGACCTCTCTCCTGATGACTCTATCTCAGCAGAAGGGAGGGatttccagaattttttttttaattaattgatCACCTGTGGTAATTTATTCCCATGGAATTTGTGTCCATGTTTGTTTGGAAGCTAATGTACCTATAGATTTGGAATATTTCTTCTAGGTACCTTTCTTATCAAGCCTAATAAGAAgtctgaagcagagaaaaagtttGCAAAGCACCTTGGGATGATAGCTGGAGGAACAGGTAAAACTAATCCCATCATGTGGGGTGTCTagagaatgaaaatgttttttgggTATATGTGAGGACTACCCCTGTACTTTAGTAGCAGAGTATTTACACacctgcatttcttttcattaatttattttcatggtgGCAACAGTGAGGCATTCTAGTGGTTTGAGCTCAGTCCTGGGGTGTGGCAGCCTGAGACCTTGTGACCTCAGAGAACTCACTTCATCAGTGacaaaaagaattttaagaGAATGTCTTGAGGGGTAAAATTATGTGATGGAGAATCCTGAAGAGAAAGCCCTGCATACAAGAATTGTGAGTTTGTTCTGGAACTGTTTGTCATAATAGAAATCCCCAATCTGCACTCCATGTGGATTAGAAATCCAGAGGTGTGTAGCCCTGTGCAGACTGAGATCCCATTGAAGACTAAAGTGAGGCAGCATTCACAGTGAAACTGTAGCCATGGAAAGAAATACCCACTTTAaccattttggtttttaacagGAATAACTCCTATGTTGCAGCTGATCCGTCAGATCACAAATGATCCTAAGGACTCCACAAAATGTTACCTCCTTTTTGCTAATCAGGTGAGTGTTCTGACTTagctgtttgttcttttttaataacCTACTTGGTTTGCTGGCCTCTGAGCTTTTTAAACTGATGGCCCTTGTTTCATACTCTTTCCTACTTAGCTGTCTCCTCATAGTTTCACTGAATTCCTACATTAGGGAGTAAATACAGCAACCAGATCCTgatccctctgctcatccaaGTCCTTCATTGATTTCAAGGAAAAAGGATTCGTTTCCACTAATCTTTTTATACAGCTAACCTTCACCATGCTGGTCCAGACACATTTGCCAGGGTCAGGGACAAATCCAGCTCGTGATTTTAGCCTGGATTAAAAAGTTGTTCTAATTGCCATCTTTAGGACTGTGTTTAGGTGGCTGTAGGTCTCACAGTTTGTTGTTCTTTACAGAAGCCTGTAATGATAATAGCTGCCATGGAGGGGACAAAATACCAATGACTTTATTGATTTACATAGTTTTTATCATTGCATTTGCTGTG includes the following:
- the LOC118686895 gene encoding NADH-cytochrome b5 reductase 2, with protein sequence MEAFAGAPVAIAVAVVAASALLLLLLRGTARRPSRPVTLQDPLAKYPLRLLDKEEISHDTKKFRFGLPSTNHILGLPVGQHVYLSAKIDGNLVVRAYTPISSDEAKGYVDLIIKVYHKNVNPKFPEGGKMSQYLNNMKFGDTIDFRGPNGLLVYKGTGTFLIKPNKKSEAEKKFAKHLGMIAGGTGITPMLQLIRQITNDPKDSTKCYLLFANQTENDILLRAELEDIAKRHPEQFVLWYTLDRPPKDWKYSSGFVTADMLRAHLPPPGSETLILMCGPPPMIQFACQPNLDKLGYPKSSTFAY